One window of Streptococcus troglodytae genomic DNA carries:
- the rpmJ gene encoding 50S ribosomal protein L36 gives MKVRPSVKPICEYCKVIRRNGRVMVICPTNPKHKQRQG, from the coding sequence ATGAAGGTAAGACCATCTGTTAAACCAATTTGCGAATATTGCAAAGTTATTCGTCGTAACGGTCGTGTTATGGTAATTTGTCCTACAAATCCAAAACACAAACAACGTCAAGGATAA
- the ilvA gene encoding threonine ammonia-lyase IlvA, with product MISAKDVVAANKILKDVVVRTPLDFDRYLSEKYGATIYLKRENMQKVRSFKIRGAYYAISQLSDEEKARGVVCASAGNHAQGVAYTCNEMKIPATIFMPVTTPHQKIGQVQFFGGTFVTIKLVGDTFDASAQAAQDYTKAEGMTFIDPFDNDMVQAGQGTIAYEIYDQAQEDGLSFDAILVPVGGGGLISGVSAYIKDVAPEIEVIGVEAMGARSMRAAFDKGHPVKLEHIDKFADGIAVQKVGRSTYDVARKYVDRLIGVDEGLISEALIDMYSKQGIIAEPAGAASIAALEEMKDDIKGKTIVCIISGGNNDINRMQEMEERALIYDGVKHYFVVNFPQRPGALREFVNDILGPNDDITRFEYIKRANKGTGPVLIGITLADKNDYQALIDRLSAFDPGYINLHGNESLYNMLV from the coding sequence ATGATTTCAGCTAAAGATGTGGTTGCTGCTAACAAAATCTTAAAAGATGTTGTTGTTCGAACACCACTTGATTTTGATCGCTATTTGTCAGAAAAATATGGAGCGACAATTTATTTAAAACGTGAAAATATGCAAAAGGTGCGTTCTTTTAAAATTCGTGGCGCTTATTATGCTATTTCACAATTATCAGATGAAGAAAAGGCTAGGGGAGTTGTTTGTGCTTCTGCCGGAAATCACGCTCAAGGAGTTGCTTATACCTGTAATGAAATGAAAATACCTGCAACTATTTTTATGCCTGTAACAACCCCTCATCAAAAAATTGGTCAGGTACAATTTTTTGGAGGCACCTTTGTAACGATCAAATTGGTAGGTGATACTTTTGATGCTTCTGCTCAGGCAGCCCAAGATTATACGAAAGCTGAAGGTATGACCTTTATCGATCCCTTTGATAATGACATGGTACAAGCGGGTCAAGGAACAATTGCTTATGAAATTTATGATCAGGCTCAAGAAGATGGCTTAAGCTTTGATGCTATTTTAGTACCTGTTGGCGGCGGCGGTCTTATTTCAGGTGTATCAGCCTATATTAAAGATGTAGCTCCTGAAATTGAGGTTATTGGCGTTGAGGCAATGGGAGCTCGCAGCATGCGGGCAGCTTTTGATAAGGGACATCCTGTTAAATTAGAGCATATTGATAAGTTCGCAGATGGTATAGCTGTTCAAAAGGTTGGACGTTCTACCTATGATGTTGCTAGGAAGTATGTTGATCGTTTGATTGGTGTGGATGAAGGCCTCATTTCTGAAGCCTTGATTGATATGTATTCTAAACAAGGTATTATTGCAGAACCAGCTGGAGCAGCTTCTATTGCAGCTCTAGAAGAAATGAAAGATGATATTAAGGGCAAAACCATTGTCTGTATTATTTCCGGTGGGAATAACGATATTAACCGTATGCAGGAAATGGAAGAGAGGGCACTCATCTATGATGGCGTCAAGCATTACTTTGTTGTTAATTTCCCGCAGCGCCCAGGAGCTCTACGTGAATTTGTTAATGATATTTTAGGACCAAATGATGATATCACCCGTTTTGAATATATTAAACGTGCCAATAAAGGGACAGGTCCAGTCCTAATCGGCATTACTTTAGCGGATAAAAATGATTATCAGGCTCTAATTGATCGTTTGAGTGCTTTTGACCCGGGTTATATCAATCTTCATGGGAATGAAAGTCTGTATAATATGCTCGTCTGA
- the rpsM gene encoding 30S ribosomal protein S13 has product MARIAGVDIPNDKRVVVSLTYVYGIGLPTSKKILAAAGVSEDIRVKDLTSDQEDAIRREVDAIKVEGDLRREVNLNIKRLMEIGSYRGIRHRRGLPVRGQNTKNNARTRKGKAVAIAGKKNK; this is encoded by the coding sequence ATGGCTCGTATTGCTGGAGTTGATATTCCAAATGACAAACGTGTAGTCGTATCACTTACTTATGTATATGGTATCGGTTTGCCAACTTCTAAAAAAATTCTTGCAGCAGCAGGTGTTTCTGAGGATATCCGTGTCAAAGATTTAACATCTGATCAAGAAGATGCTATTCGTCGTGAAGTTGATGCAATCAAGGTTGAAGGTGACCTTCGCCGTGAAGTTAACTTGAATATTAAACGGTTGATGGAAATTGGTTCATATCGCGGAATCCGTCATCGTCGTGGACTTCCTGTCCGTGGACAAAATACCAAAAACAATGCTCGCACTCGCAAGGGTAAGGCTGTAGCGATTGCAGGTAAGAAAAATAAATAG
- the rplQ gene encoding 50S ribosomal protein L17: MAYRKLGRTSSQRKAMFRDLTTDLIINESIVTTEARAKEIRKTVEKMITLGKRGDLHARRQAAAFVRNEIASESYDEAKDEYTSTTALQKLFSEIAPRYAERNGGYTRILKTEPRRGDAAPMAIIELV; this comes from the coding sequence ATGGCTTACCGTAAACTAGGACGTACTAGCTCGCAGCGTAAAGCAATGTTTCGTGATCTAACGACTGATCTTATTATCAACGAATCTATTGTGACAACAGAAGCTCGTGCAAAGGAAATCCGTAAAACAGTTGAAAAAATGATTACTCTTGGTAAACGTGGCGATCTTCATGCTCGTCGTCAAGCAGCAGCATTTGTTCGTAACGAAATTGCATCTGAAAGTTATGATGAAGCTAAAGATGAATATACATCAACAACTGCTCTTCAAAAGCTTTTTTCAGAAATTGCACCGCGTTATGCAGAACGTAATGGTGGTTATACACGTATTCTTAAAACTGAACCGCGTCGTGGTGATGCTGCTCCAATGGCAATTATTGAATTAGTATAA
- the rpsK gene encoding 30S ribosomal protein S11 — protein sequence MAKPTRKRRVKKNIESGIAHIHATFNNTIVMITDVHGNALAWSSAGALGFKGSRKSTPFAAQMAAEAAAKSAQEHGLKTVEVTVKGPGSGRESAIRALAAAGLEVTSIRDVTPVPHNGARPPKRRRV from the coding sequence TTGGCTAAACCAACACGTAAACGTCGTGTCAAGAAAAATATTGAATCTGGTATTGCCCATATTCACGCAACATTTAATAACACTATTGTTATGATTACAGATGTGCATGGTAACGCTCTTGCATGGTCATCAGCTGGCGCTCTTGGATTCAAAGGTTCACGTAAATCTACTCCATTTGCTGCTCAAATGGCTGCAGAAGCCGCTGCTAAATCTGCACAAGAACACGGTCTTAAAACAGTTGAAGTTACTGTAAAAGGTCCAGGTTCAGGTCGTGAGTCTGCTATTCGTGCGCTTGCCGCTGCTGGTCTTGAAGTAACGTCAATTCGTGATGTGACTCCTGTACCGCATAATGGTGCTCGTCCTCCAAAACGTCGTCGTGTATAA
- a CDS encoding gamma-glutamylcysteine synthetase yields MTKAIDLLKRRYLDSIQDKPESYIGVELEFPIVNLNRQATDITVTKSVMSHLKESLFFEVERCDQDGCPVQLIDRKSEDRILFEVSYNTIEFAFGKAKKIQDIEERFNQYMKAIQAFLKPYNHAIQGFGVHPYWYLNDNRAVKLPRYQMLLNFLALSENKKDSFFHGFPQYGSFICSNQVQLDVSKSNYLRVINAFNKIEAVKAYLFANSEFWGQNWSTKISRDIFWENSMHGVFEENVGVNKVSFETEEDFFNYLANSALFTAERETEILYFEPIRVKDYLGQEEISAWDLSGQQHYILPDEADFANHRSYQYQDLTKRGTVEFRSVCTQPLEKTFAPIAFHVGLLENLDELEKLLEKSDFLQFYNHDYKFIRRQFSQKVITQEAKRLISVFSKAVLDCCESGLKRRGFGEERYIKELK; encoded by the coding sequence ATGACTAAAGCAATAGACTTATTAAAAAGGCGTTATCTTGATAGTATTCAAGATAAACCAGAGTCTTATATAGGAGTTGAATTAGAGTTTCCAATAGTTAATTTGAACCGTCAGGCAACTGATATAACAGTCACAAAATCTGTAATGTCTCATCTTAAGGAATCCTTGTTTTTTGAAGTGGAAAGATGTGATCAGGATGGTTGCCCTGTGCAATTGATTGATAGAAAATCAGAGGATAGAATTCTTTTTGAAGTTTCTTATAATACAATAGAATTTGCTTTTGGGAAGGCAAAAAAGATTCAGGATATTGAAGAACGCTTTAATCAATATATGAAAGCCATACAAGCCTTTCTCAAGCCTTACAACCATGCTATACAGGGATTTGGAGTGCATCCTTATTGGTATTTAAATGATAATAGAGCTGTTAAATTACCTCGTTATCAAATGCTTCTAAATTTCTTGGCTTTGTCGGAAAATAAAAAAGATTCTTTTTTTCATGGTTTTCCTCAATATGGTTCTTTTATTTGTAGCAATCAGGTACAATTAGATGTCAGCAAGAGCAATTATTTAAGAGTTATCAACGCTTTTAATAAGATTGAAGCTGTGAAAGCTTACCTTTTTGCTAACTCAGAATTTTGGGGACAAAATTGGTCAACTAAAATTTCACGAGATATTTTTTGGGAAAATTCTATGCATGGGGTTTTTGAAGAGAATGTTGGTGTTAATAAGGTATCTTTTGAAACAGAAGAAGATTTTTTTAATTATCTTGCCAATTCAGCTCTTTTTACAGCCGAAAGAGAAACAGAAATCCTCTATTTTGAACCTATTCGTGTAAAAGATTATTTGGGGCAGGAAGAAATCTCAGCTTGGGATTTAAGTGGTCAACAGCATTATATTCTTCCAGATGAGGCAGATTTTGCTAATCATAGAAGCTACCAATATCAAGATTTAACAAAACGAGGGACTGTTGAGTTTAGAAGCGTCTGTACGCAACCATTAGAGAAAACATTTGCTCCTATTGCCTTTCATGTTGGACTTTTGGAGAACTTAGATGAATTAGAGAAGCTTCTTGAAAAAAGTGATTTTCTGCAATTCTATAATCATGATTATAAATTCATCAGGCGGCAATTCTCGCAAAAAGTTATCACTCAAGAAGCCAAGAGGCTCATCAGTGTATTTTCGAAGGCAGTTCTGGACTGTTGCGAAAGCGGTTTAAAACGGCGAGGTTTTGGGGAAGAGAGGTATATAAAGGAATTAAAATAG
- the ilvC gene encoding ketol-acid reductoisomerase, which yields MAVEMLYEADVKVAALDGKKIAVIGYGSQGHAHAQNLRDSGHDVIIGVRHGKSFDKAKEDGFDTYEVGEATKLADIIMVLAPDEIQKDIYKDEIAPNLSAGKALGFAHGFNIHFGYIKAPEDVDVFMVAPKGPGHLVRRTYTEGFGVPALYAVYQNPTGNAENIAMDWAKGIGSARVGLLVTTFKEETEEDLFGEQAVLMGGLTHLIEAGFEVLTEAGYAPQLAYFEVLHEMKLIVDLIYEGGFKKMRQSCSNTAEFGDFVTGPRVIGPEVKESMKAALADIQSGKFAREFVEDHDAGFPRLKAFRKEAEGLEIEKIGAELRKAMPFVNQNDDDAFKIYN from the coding sequence ATGGCAGTAGAAATGTTATATGAAGCAGATGTAAAAGTAGCAGCACTTGATGGCAAGAAGATTGCTGTTATTGGTTATGGATCACAAGGACATGCGCATGCCCAAAACTTGCGAGATTCAGGTCATGATGTTATCATCGGTGTGCGTCATGGGAAATCATTTGACAAAGCAAAAGAAGATGGTTTTGATACTTATGAAGTTGGTGAAGCTACTAAATTGGCTGACATTATCATGGTTTTAGCACCAGATGAAATTCAAAAAGATATCTATAAAGATGAAATTGCTCCTAACTTAAGTGCTGGTAAGGCTCTTGGTTTCGCTCATGGTTTTAATATCCATTTTGGTTATATTAAGGCACCAGAAGATGTAGATGTTTTCATGGTTGCTCCTAAGGGACCAGGACATTTGGTACGCCGTACTTATACAGAAGGGTTTGGGGTACCTGCTTTGTATGCTGTTTATCAAAATCCAACTGGTAATGCTGAAAATATTGCAATGGATTGGGCTAAAGGAATCGGTTCTGCACGTGTAGGTCTCCTCGTAACAACTTTCAAAGAAGAAACGGAAGAAGACCTTTTTGGGGAACAAGCGGTTCTTATGGGTGGTTTAACTCACCTTATTGAAGCTGGTTTTGAAGTTCTTACTGAAGCAGGGTATGCTCCACAATTGGCTTATTTTGAAGTGCTTCATGAAATGAAATTGATTGTAGACCTTATCTATGAAGGTGGTTTCAAGAAAATGCGTCAATCATGTTCAAATACCGCTGAATTTGGTGACTTTGTGACAGGCCCACGTGTTATCGGTCCAGAAGTAAAAGAAAGCATGAAAGCTGCTCTTGCTGATATTCAATCAGGTAAATTTGCCCGTGAATTCGTGGAAGATCATGATGCTGGCTTCCCACGTTTGAAAGCTTTCCGTAAAGAAGCTGAAGGACTCGAAATTGAAAAAATTGGTGCAGAACTTCGTAAAGCAATGCCATTTGTTAATCAAAACGATGACGATGCTTTCAAAATCTATAACTAA
- a CDS encoding acetolactate synthase large subunit, with protein sequence MEKISLENPKSGSELLLDTLANLGVETIFGYPGGAVLPLYDAIYKQDNIRHILARHEQGAVHEAEGFAKSTGKLGVAIVTSGPGATNAITGIADAMSDSVPMLVFTGQVATPGIGKDAFQEADIIGVTMPITKYNYQVRETADIPRIVTEAVHIATTGRPGPVVIDLPKDVSEKKVSSFNETTIKIPGYQPTIEPNNLQIKKILSQLKKAKKPLILAGGGVNYSGASAELIAFAERYQIPVVSTLLSLGVMPIDHPLSLGMGGMHGSYASNMALTECDFLINFGSRFADRLTGNPKTFAQKAVVAHVDIDPAEIGKVVKTAIPVVGDAKKTLKQLLESDKVSTRHREWTDKVLQNKAKAPFSYKFDQEVIKPQHVIETIGKLTKGDAVIITDVGQHQMWAAQFYPYKNERQIITSGGLGTMGFGIPAAVGAKLANPDKEVVLFVGDGGFQMTNQELAILNGYGVPIKLVLINNHSLGMVRQWQESFYDERRSESTFDDEPNFQLLAESYGISHYKLDNPLTLEKDLEVILENKPMLIEVDISNREHVYPMVPSGKSNAEMLGVTFNA encoded by the coding sequence GTGGAAAAAATATCTCTTGAAAATCCTAAATCAGGCTCAGAACTTCTTCTTGATACTTTGGCAAATTTAGGAGTAGAAACTATTTTTGGCTATCCTGGTGGCGCTGTCTTACCACTTTATGATGCTATTTATAAACAAGACAACATTCGTCATATTTTAGCGCGTCATGAACAAGGAGCAGTGCATGAAGCGGAAGGATTTGCAAAGTCAACAGGGAAACTTGGTGTAGCTATTGTTACCAGTGGTCCTGGAGCGACTAATGCCATTACCGGGATTGCCGATGCTATGAGTGATAGTGTCCCAATGTTGGTTTTTACTGGGCAGGTTGCAACTCCGGGTATTGGTAAAGATGCCTTTCAAGAAGCTGATATTATTGGTGTTACGATGCCAATTACTAAATATAATTATCAGGTTCGCGAAACAGCCGATATCCCAAGAATTGTAACAGAGGCTGTTCATATTGCGACAACAGGACGTCCTGGGCCAGTCGTTATTGATTTACCTAAAGATGTTTCTGAGAAAAAAGTAAGTTCTTTTAATGAAACGACAATTAAAATTCCGGGTTATCAACCAACCATTGAGCCAAATAATTTACAAATCAAGAAAATCTTGAGCCAATTAAAAAAGGCAAAAAAACCTTTGATTCTAGCAGGTGGCGGTGTCAATTATTCAGGAGCTTCTGCAGAACTTATTGCTTTTGCAGAACGTTATCAGATTCCTGTTGTCTCAACGCTTTTGAGTTTGGGAGTTATGCCAATTGACCATCCGTTATCATTAGGGATGGGAGGGATGCATGGTTCTTATGCTTCCAATATGGCTTTGACGGAATGCGATTTTCTCATTAATTTTGGTTCGCGATTTGCGGATCGTTTGACAGGAAACCCTAAGACTTTTGCCCAAAAGGCTGTTGTGGCTCATGTTGATATAGATCCTGCTGAAATTGGTAAGGTCGTTAAGACGGCTATTCCAGTTGTTGGAGATGCCAAGAAAACCTTAAAACAGCTCTTAGAGTCTGATAAAGTATCCACAAGACACAGAGAATGGACGGATAAGGTCTTGCAAAATAAGGCTAAGGCTCCATTTAGTTATAAGTTTGACCAAGAAGTTATCAAACCACAGCACGTTATTGAAACAATTGGTAAATTAACAAAAGGTGATGCCGTTATTATTACGGATGTTGGTCAGCATCAAATGTGGGCAGCTCAATTTTATCCTTATAAAAATGAGCGTCAGATTATCACATCAGGCGGCCTAGGAACAATGGGATTTGGTATTCCTGCAGCTGTGGGAGCCAAATTAGCTAATCCTGATAAAGAGGTTGTTCTTTTTGTTGGTGATGGCGGTTTTCAAATGACTAATCAAGAGTTGGCTATTTTAAATGGTTACGGCGTTCCAATTAAGCTTGTCTTAATTAATAATCATTCTTTAGGAATGGTTCGTCAGTGGCAGGAATCTTTTTATGATGAGCGTCGCAGTGAGTCAACCTTTGATGATGAACCTAATTTCCAACTTTTAGCTGAATCTTATGGGATCAGCCATTATAAATTGGACAATCCTTTGACTTTAGAAAAAGATTTGGAAGTTATTTTGGAAAACAAGCCTATGTTGATAGAAGTTGATATTTCTAATCGTGAGCATGTTTATCCAATGGTACCATCAGGAAAGAGCAATGCGGAAATGTTGGGGGTGACTTTTAATGCGTAG
- a CDS encoding Asp23/Gls24 family envelope stress response protein: MTVKINTKDGQIELSDDVIATVVGGSANEIFGVVGMASKSALKDNFQALLRKENYSKGVVIKSTDAGISVDVYTVMSYGVKISEVSKNIQERVKFNLENQLGITADMVNVYVQNIKVVGED, from the coding sequence ATGACGGTAAAAATTAATACAAAAGATGGTCAAATTGAATTGTCTGATGATGTGATCGCGACAGTCGTTGGCGGTTCAGCTAATGAAATCTTTGGAGTTGTTGGCATGGCAAGTAAAAGTGCCCTCAAGGATAATTTTCAAGCACTTCTGCGTAAGGAAAACTATTCTAAAGGTGTTGTCATAAAGTCGACAGATGCCGGTATTTCAGTTGATGTTTATACTGTGATGAGTTATGGTGTCAAAATTAGCGAAGTGTCAAAGAATATTCAAGAACGTGTTAAGTTTAACCTTGAAAATCAGTTAGGCATTACGGCTGATATGGTTAATGTTTATGTACAAAATATTAAAGTTGTGGGAGAAGATTAG
- a CDS encoding adenylate kinase, protein MNLLIMGLPGAGKGTQAAKIVEKFGLAHISTGDMFRAAIANQTEMGTLAKSFIDKGELVPNEVTNGIVKERLSESDITEKGFLLDGYPRTIEQAHALDEILSKLNLKLDGVINIDVDPACLVERLSGRIINRKTGETYHKVFNPPADYNEDDYYQREDDKPETVKRRLDVNIAQGQPIIEHYRNKGLVYDIEGNQDINLVFETIAKVLANLS, encoded by the coding sequence ATGAATCTTTTAATCATGGGGTTGCCAGGTGCTGGCAAAGGAACTCAGGCGGCTAAGATTGTTGAAAAGTTTGGTCTTGCTCATATTTCAACAGGAGATATGTTTCGTGCAGCTATAGCTAACCAAACAGAAATGGGAACCTTGGCAAAGAGTTTTATTGATAAGGGAGAGCTTGTTCCTAATGAAGTAACCAATGGTATTGTTAAAGAGCGTCTTTCAGAATCAGATATTACTGAAAAAGGTTTCTTGCTGGATGGTTATCCACGTACTATTGAACAAGCTCATGCTTTGGATGAGATTTTATCAAAACTTAATCTTAAGCTAGATGGCGTTATCAATATTGATGTTGATCCAGCTTGTTTGGTGGAGCGTTTAAGTGGTCGTATTATCAACCGTAAAACAGGTGAAACTTATCATAAAGTCTTTAACCCACCAGCAGATTATAATGAAGATGATTATTATCAACGTGAAGATGATAAACCAGAAACAGTAAAACGTCGCTTAGATGTCAACATTGCTCAAGGACAGCCAATCATTGAACACTATCGTAATAAAGGCCTTGTTTATGATATTGAAGGAAATCAAGATATCAATTTAGTTTTTGAGACAATTGCTAAAGTTTTAGCAAATTTGTCATAA
- the infA gene encoding translation initiation factor IF-1, with protein MAKEDVIEIEGKVVETMPNAMFTVELENGHQILATVSGKIRKNYIRILVGDKVTVEMSPYDLTRGRITYRFK; from the coding sequence GTGGCAAAAGAAGATGTGATTGAAATTGAAGGTAAAGTTGTCGAAACAATGCCAAATGCAATGTTTACAGTTGAATTGGAAAATGGGCACCAAATTTTGGCAACCGTATCTGGAAAAATTCGGAAAAACTATATTCGTATTTTAGTAGGAGATAAGGTTACTGTCGAAATGAGTCCGTATGATTTAACACGTGGACGTATCACATACCGCTTTAAATAA
- a CDS encoding methyltransferase family protein gives MIHHQSIIIYCLLVLWGLTEWFIKSRTKKNVSNNSQDKGTRYVIIASVVLSIAMLNNPFNINILLPEWGIYLGVLLMSLGIIFRAYAINYLGKAFTLTVQATNNQKLISSGPYSIVRNPAYTGTIISILGLAFITLNIFNILIVFIILSSGYAIRIRTEEEVLEQHFGKVYQDYCQKVKYRLFPFIW, from the coding sequence ATGATCCATCATCAAAGTATCATCATCTACTGTTTATTAGTTCTTTGGGGATTAACAGAATGGTTTATTAAAAGCAGGACCAAAAAGAATGTCTCTAACAATTCTCAAGATAAAGGAACAAGATATGTTATTATTGCCAGTGTTGTGCTTTCCATAGCTATGTTAAATAACCCTTTTAACATTAATATACTTCTGCCAGAATGGGGAATTTATCTAGGCGTTTTGTTAATGAGCCTTGGTATTATTTTTAGGGCATATGCTATCAATTATCTTGGTAAGGCATTTACACTAACTGTTCAAGCTACCAACAATCAGAAATTAATCAGCAGCGGACCTTATAGTATTGTCCGCAACCCTGCTTATACTGGTACTATTATTTCGATTCTTGGTTTAGCCTTTATAACCTTAAATATTTTTAATATTCTAATAGTTTTTATCATTTTAAGTAGTGGTTATGCTATTCGCATCCGAACAGAAGAAGAGGTTCTCGAGCAACATTTCGGTAAGGTATATCAAGACTATTGTCAAAAGGTTAAATATCGCCTTTTCCCATTTATTTGGTAA
- a CDS encoding DAK2 domain-containing protein — MANITTSLFQGMVQAAATRLGKQAEYVNSLNVFPVPDGDTGTNMGMTMDNGAKEVSDKPASTVGEVGQILSKGLLMGARGNSGVITSQLFRGFGQSIKNKEELTGKDLAQALQVGVEVAYKAVMKPVEGTILTVSRGAATAAIKKSENTDDAIEVMQAALDGAKAALAKTPDLLPVLREVGVVDSGGQGLVFIYEGFLSALTGDYIISEDFQATPANMTEMINAEHHKSVASHVATEDITFGYCTEIMVALKQGPTYVKDFNYEDFRNYLNNLGDSLLVVNDDEIVKVHVHTEDPGLVMQEGLKYGALVKVKVDNMRNQHDAQVQKENTTADLPRETKKFGIIAVVAGEGLAKIFKAQGVDYIISGGQTMNPSTEDVVKAIESVKAENIIILPNNKNIFMAAQSAADVVDVPAAVVETRTIPQGLTSLLAFNAANSLEDNLVAMTESLTDVVSGSVTRAVRDTTIDGLDIHKDDILGMVNGKILVSNPDMDQALHQLLEKMIAEDSEIVTIYVGEEGSQEQAQKLAEDFENQHEEMEVEIHQGDQPVYPYLMSVE, encoded by the coding sequence GTGGCTAATATTACAACAAGTTTATTCCAAGGAATGGTTCAGGCAGCTGCAACCCGTCTTGGTAAACAAGCAGAGTATGTCAATTCACTGAATGTCTTTCCTGTCCCAGATGGTGATACAGGTACTAATATGGGCATGACCATGGATAACGGTGCTAAGGAAGTTTCAGATAAGCCAGCTTCTACGGTGGGTGAAGTTGGACAAATTCTTTCCAAAGGTCTTTTAATGGGGGCACGGGGAAATTCAGGTGTTATCACTTCTCAGCTTTTCCGCGGTTTTGGTCAAAGCATAAAAAATAAGGAAGAATTAACGGGTAAAGATTTAGCGCAGGCTCTACAAGTCGGTGTTGAAGTAGCTTATAAAGCAGTCATGAAGCCGGTTGAAGGGACCATCTTAACTGTATCGCGTGGTGCTGCGACGGCAGCTATTAAAAAATCTGAAAATACAGATGATGCGATTGAAGTGATGCAGGCGGCATTGGATGGAGCTAAAGCAGCACTGGCTAAGACACCGGATTTGCTTCCGGTTTTAAGGGAAGTTGGTGTTGTTGATTCAGGAGGTCAAGGTCTCGTATTCATTTATGAAGGCTTCCTATCAGCCTTGACAGGTGATTATATTATCTCAGAAGATTTTCAAGCGACACCTGCTAATATGACAGAAATGATTAATGCCGAACATCATAAATCTGTTGCCAGCCATGTTGCAACAGAAGATATTACTTTTGGTTACTGTACAGAAATTATGGTAGCGCTAAAACAGGGTCCTACCTATGTTAAAGATTTTAATTACGAAGATTTTCGAAATTATTTAAATAATTTAGGAGATTCTCTTTTAGTTGTCAATGATGATGAAATTGTTAAGGTTCATGTTCATACCGAAGATCCCGGACTTGTCATGCAAGAAGGACTTAAGTATGGTGCCTTGGTCAAAGTTAAAGTGGATAACATGCGAAATCAACACGATGCTCAGGTGCAAAAGGAAAATACCACTGCTGATTTACCGCGAGAAACGAAGAAATTTGGTATTATTGCAGTTGTCGCCGGTGAAGGTTTGGCAAAAATCTTTAAGGCACAAGGTGTTGATTATATCATCTCAGGTGGTCAGACAATGAACCCTTCTACAGAAGATGTTGTTAAAGCGATTGAATCTGTTAAGGCTGAAAATATCATTATTTTACCGAATAATAAAAATATTTTTATGGCTGCGCAGAGTGCAGCAGATGTTGTTGATGTTCCTGCAGCAGTTGTTGAGACCCGAACCATTCCACAAGGATTAACAAGTCTCTTGGCCTTTAATGCCGCAAATTCTCTTGAAGATAATCTTGTGGCTATGACAGAAAGTTTGACTGATGTTGTCAGTGGTAGTGTTACTAGGGCTGTTCGTGATACGACGATTGATGGTCTTGATATTCATAAAGATGATATTTTAGGTATGGTCAATGGAAAAATCCTCGTATCAAATCCAGATATGGATCAGGCCTTACATCAACTGCTTGAAAAAATGATTGCTGAAGACAGTGAAATTGTCACCATTTATGTTGGCGAAGAAGGTAGTCAAGAACAAGCTCAAAAATTAGCTGAAGATTTTGAAAATCAGCATGAAGAAATGGAAGTCGAAATTCATCAAGGAGATCAACCCGTCTATCCTTATTTGATGAGTGTAGAATAA
- the ilvN gene encoding acetolactate synthase small subunit, which translates to MRRMLTAKLQNSTGVLNRFTGVLSRRQVNIESISVGHTEIPNISRITIIIDVDSLEEVEQIMKQLNRLIDVVRVRDITDKPHLEREVILIKVAAPTSKRAEILAIIQPFRASVIDVAPKSITIQMTGDADKIEALIRVIQPYGVKNIARTGATGFTRDLS; encoded by the coding sequence ATGCGTAGAATGTTAACAGCCAAACTTCAAAATTCCACAGGAGTCCTGAATCGTTTTACAGGAGTTCTTTCTCGTCGTCAAGTTAATATTGAGTCTATCTCAGTAGGTCATACTGAAATCCCCAATATTTCAAGAATTACCATTATTATTGATGTTGACTCCTTGGAGGAAGTTGAACAGATTATGAAGCAGCTTAATCGTCTAATTGATGTTGTTCGTGTTCGAGATATTACAGATAAACCTCACTTGGAACGCGAAGTCATCTTGATTAAGGTTGCTGCCCCAACTAGTAAGCGTGCGGAGATTTTGGCGATTATTCAGCCTTTTCGTGCCAGTGTTATTGATGTCGCACCAAAGTCTATTACTATTCAAATGACTGGTGATGCAGATAAGATTGAAGCTCTTATTCGAGTCATTCAGCCTTACGGGGTGAAAAATATCGCTCGTACGGGAGCGACAGGCTTTACTAGAGATTTATCCTAA